gcatttaaaactctatcatgagattattgctcaacaattaaagaataaattcatcgaagtcgtgaaacatgacaatacgcaaacaggccattttttacctcacatggctgtaatgagagaatcaaaaacgactcctttacggatagtttttaattgtagctctaaatctggaccccaaggaaccagtctaaatgattgtttgcaaacaggtccaagtctaactcagaaattgtatgacatactgttgaagtttagacttaacaaatatgcgtattcagcagatataagtaaggcctttctaagagttggcttacaagaagaagatagagacttcactaagtttctatgggtagagaacccagaagatgtcaatagtccagtagtgactttcagattctcatcagttctttttggggcgacaagcagtccatttctattgcaagcaactctagatactcatctgaagaaatcatcaagtccctgtaagactgaaatcagtcaaaatctatatgtagataattttcaagggacagttaacagtactactgaactgttacaattatatcaagaggctaacaaggagctacaaggtgcaaacatgccactacaatcttgggcctctaataatgcaacattgaataatcaaatagcaagagattaccctgaatatcacgtaccagaatcacaaaaggtgttaggcatggattgggatttaatctcggacacaatatcgatcaaatctgtgccagtaaattacaacatcactacaaaaagggatttgctttcacaagttagcaaagtatttgacccacttggtctactaaatcctttgactatcaagtggcgtttattggtgcaagaagcatggaaggctaaggttggttgggatgatccactaccaatccagttacaaaaagcttggatggaagtggctcaagaacaaactttagttgaaaagataatctttccgagacacatagtcgaggaaaatgaagaagtatcactacatgtattcgcagactcgtcagccaaagcttttggagcttgtgcttacttagtgacttctaatcaatcatatcttatcacctctaaggccagagtcgctccattaaaaaagaggactttgcctcagatggaactaacagcactgctaactggaacacgcttagcagtgcatatcaaacaagtcttgtctaccatgaacatcaaagatgtcattatatggtctgacaatgaagctgtcttacaatgggtacgaaacgacaactgtccaactccatatgtaaaaaatcgcgtctcggaaattaaagaaatttccgcaggctttcaattgttgcatgtaccaacaaaggataatccagctgatctcttatcaagaggtatgacatttaaacagtttgcaaaggcagatatttggtttcatgggcctcgatggttagtgaatggtagttggcctgaacaaaagccacacgtcattacgacacaaaccataactaccaccaggcagcaagctcaaatatcagtcttggattgtactcgttactcctcgctcatcaaattaatcaatgtaacacagaacgtgtttcattatctcaggaaaaaaggtataaaatacacttttccagatgcacttatctattgggtaagacaagcccagagagaaacttatgggaataactatgaaaatcttcctcataagttaaaacacaatctcggtctgtggatagaccaagaaaatcacaacattctgcgttgtggagggagacttaaacacgcagatatcaatctagataccgtgcatccatggcttttaccaaaaaatcattggatcacaaggttgattgtgttgcatacacatcaacaaatcatcaaacatggaggagtgttagacacactcacacaaatcagacagcagtactggattcctcagggaagacagtcagtcaaatcaatcttgaagaattgcatgatatgccgaaggtacgatgcaagaacttgctcttatccagggccaccacccctaccaaaggaacgagtggtccatctacaacctttcgaaacgacaggagtagattatacaggagcaatatatctaacagggactgcagataagcaacctatcaaggcatacatctgtctgttcacctgtgctaccactagggcagtacatctagaggtaacacccgatatgactgctcaatcatttattcaagctttccgcagattcgcagcacgccgatcatgccctaagctgatgatttcagataatggagcaaacttggtagctggagaagcatgtctacgggaaatctgttcccatcctgcagttacttccacactggaacagcgtcattgcagatggaaatttatccctccgagagccccatggcacggaggattttatgaacggttaataggaactgtaaaaagatccttgagaaaatctctacaccgtcagaaaatcaatcttcaagagctccagacagtaatcacggaaatagaatcaagggtgaataaccggccgttgacttacttgtctgaggatcctactcaacatgagccattaagtcctgcccacctaatgtatggaagacttctgactccagtaccatctctagtggatgatgagatcagagatccctcatatgtgggtcagagcgagttggttcaggggtataagcatctgtccagcataatccaaaaatggaatgatgtttggacaaaagaatatcttacatctctacgagaacatcactatggggccaatgtcccacataatatagctaatctccaacctggcgatattgtcttggtagacagtgatggccctagagctgactggccattaggtaaagttgtctcagtccatccagatagtcaggggattttgagaatagtcaaaatcctgtctaaaggaacaacttccctgaagacattggacaaactcatccacatggaatcagtgagccagctgcagttagatcctgagagacctcaagacactctaactccacaagacccacagactcctaacagacacaatcgtccacaacggacagcagcagaaaagtgcaagcaaaatttgcacttgtattatcaatccaatggagagtaaataaatacatatggttactattgtcctaagtattggactctgtgccagttctctccctctggaagatgtgggaaatttttacccaccatatctaataatcatctaagaaatgtataatttctatatcatatctaaatcatatcaaaatcatatctaaatcgtatcaaaatcatattagaatcatgaaagattcattatatagcttgatcctggatgacaatggcaccatgaacacgtacgcaacaggggcccttttgatgcctacgtgactttgtacatgatctttcaaggatccagaagcttctagaaggatttgttaattaaaaaactattggaacattgattcaacatccggtaggattaaaaatcgaatccttaataagattcagtggtactttcaaatactacttataatctttaaatcttatatctaattatattataatcacatcttatcttaatcataagtctagactgtaaaaataatcaatcaatattcattgaaggctaccgtgctcagagagcatggcagggcgatggggggagtgaagcgcccaccaacaagcccagcggcactccgcgtttgtttacaaatgagtgaacaagtgactgatccttagcgaacattaccagctcaaggacaccttatctaatattttttatcgccagtgaatactctctagaactgggggagtacctggacaatatctacaaggaaaatcctggaacattacataaaataagagtgtatagtggagatcacggtgacacggtttcctccaccttcattctttatctttatcaactcattcttctgcaacagcagg
This is a stretch of genomic DNA from Procambarus clarkii isolate CNS0578487 chromosome 45, FALCON_Pclarkii_2.0, whole genome shotgun sequence. It encodes these proteins:
- the LOC138350478 gene encoding uncharacterized protein, which gives rise to MIDDGLESVPQLWELDAIGIIPEQPSPDDVCAYNQYLETVQYHDGQYWVRLPWKINHKTLPTNYHMAYSQFKSQLAKLRKRPEHLKLYHEIIAQQLKNKFIEVVKHDNTQTGHFLPHMAVMRESKTTPLRIVFNCSSKSGPQGTSLNDCLQTGPSLTQKLYDILLKFRLNKYAYSADISKAFLRVGLQEEDRDFTKFLWVENPEDVNSPVVTFRFSSVLFGATSSPFLLQATLDTHLKKSSSPCKTEISQNLYVDNFQGTVNSTTELLQLYQEANKELQGANMPLQSWASNNATLNNQIARDYPEYHVPESQKVLGMDWDLISDTISIKSVPVNYNITTKRDLLSQVSKVFDPLGLLNPLTIKWRLLVQEAWKAKVGWDDPLPIQLQKAWMEVAQEQTLVEKIIFPRHIVEENEEVSLHVFADSSAKAFGACAYLVTSNQSYLITSKARVAPLKKRTLPQMELTALLTGTRLAVHIKQVLSTMNIKDVIIWSDNEAVLQWVRNDNCPTPYVKNRVSEIKEISAGFQLLHVPTKDNPADLLSRGMTFKQFAKADIWFHGPRWLVNGSWPEQKPHVITTQTITTTRQQAQISVLDCTRYSSLIKLINVTQNVFHYLRKKGIKYTFPDALIYWVRQAQRETYGNNYENLPHKLKHNLGLWIDQENHNILRCGGRLKHADINLDTVHPWLLPKNHWITRLIVLHTHQQIIKHGGVLDTLTQIRQQYWIPQGRQSVKSILKNCMICRRYDARTCSYPGPPPLPKERVVHLQPFETTGVDYTGAIYLTGTADKQPIKAYICLFTCATTRAVHLEVTPDMTAQSFIQAFRRFAARRSCPKLMISDNGANLVAGEACLREICSHPAVTSTLEQRHCRWKFIPPRAPWHGGFYERLIGTVKRSLRKSLHRQKINLQELQTVITEIESRVNNRPLTYLSEDPTQHEPLSPAHLMYGRLLTPVPSLVDDEIRDPSYVGQSELVQGYKHLSSIIQKWNDVWTKEYLTSLREHHYGANVPHNIANLQPGDIVLVDSDGPRADWPLGKVVSVHPDSQGILRIVKILSKGTTSLKTLDKLIHMESVSQLQLDPERPQDTLTPQDPQTPNRHNRPQRTAAEKCKQNLHLYYQSNGE